Proteins encoded within one genomic window of Pieris rapae chromosome 1, ilPieRapa1.1, whole genome shotgun sequence:
- the LOC110995814 gene encoding phenoloxidase-activating factor 2 — protein sequence MCLWLLTACLGLLPSNPSQNAQIVIVQGVPAPILQPTAAPATVPTTVTATAATTMATTKMPAPLPTNPTMTSAPPTPMTTMMTTAQPTTVTVAPTTAAPTTAAPTTAAPTTAAPTTAAPTTAPTTRASTPGQLLIDPRLGSTPAAEFRLPPIEYSQANPSFDSAVKFPREKRRIKENQVAEYVYSNLNNHRIRKRQSNCRCVASGTCIRSSGNGMIDIRIVTPTMMPCPAGQEYCCGATTTATIACGTLQTPPLPVVTPGAGQASFGEYPWQALILTKQNDYIAGGVLIDQLNVITVIHRLSTYIVSGNAPNVKVRLGEWDAAGTYEPVPFQEYTVTKVFTHPSFNPNTLQYDIAVLRLSATVPLTPMTGSTMTINRACLPPTSATTYTGQRCWVAGWGKDMFGMQGQFQQILKEVDVPIVAPATCQTQLQSARLGPTYVLDTTSFVCAGGEANKDSCTGDGGSGLVCQVQGQWVVVGLVAWGLGCANANVPAAYVNVAALLPWIQQQVATA from the exons ATGTGTCTCTGGTTATTGACAGCGTGTTTAGGATTATTGCCTTCAAATCCCTCACAAAATGCACAAATAGTTATAGTGCAAGGGGTTCCAGCACCAATCTTGCAGCCAACTGCAGCTCCAGCTACAGTACCGACTACAGTGACAGCAACAGCAGCTACCACAATGGCGACGACGAAAATGCCGGCGCCATTGCCGACAAATCCAACGATGACTTCGGCACCACCAACACCAATGACAACCATGATGACCACAGCGCAACCGACAACTGTGACCGTCGCTCCAACTACTGCTGCTCCAACTACTGCTGCTCCAACTACTGCTGCTCCAACCACCGCTGCTCCAACTACTGCTGCTCCCACAACAGCACCTACAACACGAGCTTCCACTCCTG GACAGCTGCTGATTGATCCCAGACTAGGCTCTACACCGGCGGCAGAGTTCCGACTACCACCCATAGAATACAGTCAAGCAAACCCTTCGTTTGACAGTGCTGTTAAATTTCCCCGTGAGAAGAGAAGAATAAAAGAGAATCAAGTTGCGGAATACGTGTACAGTAATTTAAACAATCACAGAATTCGAAAGAGGCAAAGCAACTGCCGCTGTGTAGCTTCTGGCACCTGTATCAGATCGTCGGGTAATGGCATGATCGATATCAGAATAGTTACACCT acCATGATGCCCTGTCCTGCAGGCCAAGAATATTGTTGTGGTGCTACCACAACCGCAACGATTGCATGTGGGACACTGCAGACGCCACCATTGCCTGTAGTTACGCCAGGTGCTGGGCAAGCTAGTTTCGGAGAATATCCTTGGCAG gcATTAATTTTAACGAAACAGAATGATTACATTGCCGGTGGTGTCTTAATAGATCAACTTAATGTTATAACGGTTATACATAGGCTTTCCACTTACAT AGTCTCGGGAAACGCTCCTAATGTCAAGGTGCGTTTAGGTGAATGGGATGCTGCTGGTACCTACGAACCTGTCCCTTTCCAGGAATATACAGTAACGAAGGTGTTTACTCACCCCTCCTTCAACCCCAATACGCTGCAATACGATATTGCAGTTTTACGTTTGTCAGCAACTGTACCTCTGACACCCATGACGGGTTCAACGATGACTATTAATAGAGCATGTCTTCCGCCAACATCGGCTACTACTTATACAGGCcaaag atgttGGGTAGCAGGATGGGGAAAAGATATGTTTGGAATGCAAGGGCAATTCCAGCAGATCCTGAAAGAAGTAGATGTACCGATAGTTGCTCCTGCCACTTGTCAGACGCAGTTACAGAGTGCGCGTCTCGGGCCGACGTACGTTCTAGACACTACCTCTTTTGTATGTGCTGGAGGCGAAGCTAATAAGGATTCTTGTACT GGTGATGGAGGATCAGGTCTGGTATGTCAAGTGCAAGGACAGTGGGTCGTGGTGGGTCTGGTTGCCTGGGGACTTGGCTGCGCCAACGCAAACGTTCCCGCTGCCTATGTGAATGTAGCAGCTTTATTGCCTTGGATACAGCAACAAGTCGCTACggcatga
- the LOC110995841 gene encoding zinc finger protein 423 homolog, with product MIMLFKGNSSRLEHLIEKIQANKENHEVSTDDIKEALGSVGSAAASSWPSSTPEPSPSPTSTPTSADAADPEAEGDPPFTLGATEHTPYQCQFCDKAFPRLSYLKKHEQTHSDQMPFRCEFCARLFKHKRSRDRHVKLHTGDRKYRCAHCESAFSRSDHLKIHMKTHDNQKPFQCTVCNRGYNTAAALTSHMQGHKRDRDGREVDRKRALRCVRCGETFRRPDMLQAHMTTTHGDMTPPRRVASQPPPTLLACIYCTRDAFTSMEQLQLHVRSSHSALLNGEGPVDQPAPTDLSRRGSDETPPMKRPRSSASVIPQSVLSPSTLLCNQCDAALPDFEAFRAHLKGHLEEGNDISKSGPTPCLHCGATFTDPVASERHLAAHYLAVSCEYTCNSCSRSFSTPDDLQKHLFEHHAHSLYRCTLCKEVFESKVAIQVHFAVAHSGESKIWVCRSCGTNGGALRSEAECTAHVRNRHAAARCACGAVVAGARALREHAAAHHTYRCPVPTCSDTFAVQYLLERHMQVHHAIPQDLNGDLSRKRSENNNAVEETCSPCITGENQGTEERRRKNGAVALQCAYCGERTRSRAELEAHTRAHSGTTVARHKCLICDEVLPSAAVLAEHKLTHCKVVAGDTCARCRSRLPSEEAFLTHMARHHPTLPAPCIICRQTLASEPEARLHARFHLRPNEDEQRCAICLKTLSQSEAGEGVRACSSCYVRHAAPRPPPPSDNDCRLCRRALESPTRLQTHLIEHTFAGIGSFSCYLCSAVFTSAAGLQRHLPEHPAATRPYDCGRCGLKFFFRAELDNHALIHLEEAELAQRVFYEAYARGASAWVALQSDTSPKTLSSPVAEVQVKQESEVKEEKNDEYIEVSSPPPIPPTSTESVSPIVKQEKPDEE from the exons ATGATCATGTTATTTAAAGGCAATAGCAGTAGATTAGAACATTTGATAGAGAAAATTCAAgctaataaagaaaatcacgAAGTGTCGACCGACGATATTAaag aGGCACTGGGCAGCGTAGGAAGCGCGGCAGCAAGCTCTTGGCCATCCTCCACACCTGAACCTTCACCTTCTCCAACCTCGACACCAACATCTGCTGACGCTGCTGATCCTGAAGCCGAAGGAGATCCACCCTTCACGCTCGGCGCAACTGAGCACACGCCCTACCAGTGTCAGTTCTGTGATAAGGCGTTTCCCAGGCTGTCCTACTTAAAGAAACATGAACAG ACTCATTCGGATCAAATGCCGTTTCGCTGTGAATTTTGCGCAAGATTATTCAAACACAAGAGGTCCCGGGATCGCCACGTCAAATTGCATACTGGTGACAGAAAGTATCGCTGCGCACATTGCGAATCCGCATTCTCGCGAAG TGATCACCTGAAAATTCACATGAAGACACATGATAATCAAAAGCCTTTCCAATGTACGGTGTGCAATCGTGGGTACAATACAGCTGCAGCTCTGACCTCTCACATGCAGGGTCACAAGAGAGACAGAGATGGGCGGGAGGTTGACCGTAAAAGGGCACTAAGATGTGTCCGATGTGGAGAAACATTCCGGCGACCAGATATGTTACAA GCGCACATGACGACAACCCACGGTGATATGACTCCACCTCGCCGAGTCGCTTCGCAACCACCACCCACTCTCCTAGCTTGCATTTATTGCACACGTGACGCCTTTACTAGCATGGAGCAACTGCAACTTCACGTACGCTCATCACACTCAGCACTGTTAAATGGCGAAGGCCCTGTAGATCAACCAGCCCCTACAGATCTCAGCCGACGCGGGTCAGACGAAACGCCTCCAATGAAAAGGCCAAGATCAAGTGCAAGCGTGATTCCCCAGTCGGTATTATCACCAAGCACTTTGTTGTGCAATCAATGCGACGCTGCATTACCCGATTTTGAAGCCTTCCGCGCGCATTTGAAAGGACACCTCGAAGAAGGAAACGATATAAGTAAATCAGGACCCACGCCATGTTTGCATTGTGGCGCTACATTCACAGACCCAGTGGCATCAGAAAGGCATTTGGCAGCTCATTACTTAGCTGTGTCTTGCGAGTACACGTGTAATAGTTGCTCCCGAAGTTTTTCAACACCTGATGATTTACAGAAACACTTATTTGAACATCATGCGCACAGTCTATACCGTTGCACTTTGTGTAAGGAAGTCTTCGAATCCAAAGTTGCTATTCAG GTCCACTTTGCAGTAGCTCATAGTGGGGAAAGTAAAATTTGGGTTTGCCGTTCATGTGGCACCAATGGTGGCGCTTTGCGGTCTGAAGCAGAATGTACTGCCCACGTACGAAACAGGCATGCTGCAGCAAGATGTGCATGTGGGGCTGTGGTGGCTGGAGCCAGGGCCTTAAGAGAACACGCAGCAGCCCACCATACGTATAGATGCCCTGTACCGACCTGCTCTGATACTTTTGCCGTTCAGTACTTGCTGGAGCGACACATGCAAGTCCATCATGCTATTCCTCAG gatTTAAATGGTGATTTATCGAGAAAGCGTTCTGAAAATAACAACGCTGTGGAAGAGACATGTTCGCCGTGTATCACGGGCGAAAACCAAGGAACGGAAGAGCGTCGTCGTAAAAATGGGGCAGTGGCATTGCAATGTGCATATTGTGGGGAGCGAACGCGAAGTAGAGCCGAACTTGAAGCCCATACGAGGGCTCATTCTGGAACAACTGTTGCGAGACACAAGTGCCTGATTTGTGATGAAGTATTACCTTCAGCTGCCGTGCTTGCTGAACATAAGCTCACGCACTGCAAG GTGGTTGCCGGTGACACCTGTGCAAGATGCCGTTCAAGGCTACCCTCTGAAGAGGCCTTTTTAACTCACATGGCTCGGCATCATCCAACTTTACCCGCTCCTTGTATTATATGCAGACAGACTTTAGCTTCGGAACCGGAAGCACGTCTCCACGCAAGATTCCATTTACGACCCAATGAAGATGAGCAAAGATGCGCTATTTGCTTAAAAACCCTATCACAGAGCGAGGCCGGTGAAGGTGTGAGAGCTTGTTCCTCATGTTATGTAAGGCATGCTGCCCCAAGACCTCCTCCGCCGTCAGACAATGACTGTAGACTTTGTCGGCGAGCCTTAGAGTCTCCTACTCGTCTTCAAACACATCTTATTGAACATACCTTCGCTGGCATTGGTTCTTTCAGTTGCTATCTTTGTTCTGCTGTATTCACGAGCGCAGCCGGTCTTCAAAGGCATCTGCCAGAACATCCAGCTGCTACAAGACCCTACGATTGCGGCCGTTGCGGTCTGAAATTCTTCTTCAGAGCGGAGTTGGATAATCATGCGTTAATCCACCTCGAGGAAGCTGAATTAGCTCAAAGAGTATTTTATGAGGCCTACGCCAGGGGTGCATCAGCTTGGGTTGCGCTTCAGTCTGATACGTCCCCTAAAACTTTGTCTTCCCCAGTTGCGGAAGTACAAGTTAAGCAAGAGAGTGAGGTTAAAGAAGAGAAGAATGATGAATACATTGAAGTATCTTCTCCGCCACCTATTCCGCCAACGTCCACAGAATCTGTATCGCCTATAGTGAAACAAGAAAAACCTGATGAGGAATGA